The following coding sequences lie in one Lolium perenne isolate Kyuss_39 chromosome 2, Kyuss_2.0, whole genome shotgun sequence genomic window:
- the LOC127335034 gene encoding deoxymugineic acid synthase 1-D, producing MALTTAVPEVVLRSGNARPMPAIGMGTAKFPLVPEATMDAVLAAVEVGFRHFDTASIYGSELPLGEAMAEAVRRGLVASREEVFITSKLWCTQCHPHLVLPSLRESLQNLQMEYVDLYLIHWPVCMKPGPGVFPAKREDAVPFDFEGVWREMEECQRLGLAKAIGVSNFTTWHLDKIIVAATVPPAVNQVELNPFWQQRKLRKYCAEKGIHVAAYSPLGGQNWSGEGNAVLESEVLAEIAKARGKSVAQVALRWIYEQGLTPIVKSFSKERLKQNIQIFDWELTEDDLIKISQIPQKKIVTVANNFFPEGEFTSVNLSDIEIVEEE from the exons ATGGCATTAACAACGGCGGTGCCGGAGGTGGTGTTGAGGTCCGGGAACGCCAGACCTATGCCGGCGATCGGCATGGGCACGGCCAAGTTCCCCCTCGTGCCGGAGGCTACCATGGACGCCGTGCTTGCGGCTGTGGAGGTCGGCTTCCGCCACTTCGACACGGCCTCCATATACGGGTCGGAGCTGCCGCTGGGCGAGGCCATGGCCGAGGCGGTGCGGCGCGGGCTGGTGGCGTCCCGGGAGGAGGTGTTCATCACGTCCAAGCTCTGGTGCACGCAGTGCCACCCGCACCTCGTGCTCCCGTCCCTCCGGGAAAGCCTCCA GAACCTGCAAATGGAGTATGTGGACCTGTACCTGATCCACTGGCCGGTCTGCATGAAGCCCGGGCCAGGGGTGTTCCCGGCCAAGCGGGAGGACGCCGTGCCGTTCGACTTCGAGGGCGTGTGGCGGGAGATGGAGGAGTGCCAGCGCCTGGGGCTCGCCAAAGCCATCGGCGTCAGCAACTTCACCACCTGGCACCTCGACAAGATCATTGTGGCTGCCACTGTCCCACCTGCAGTCAACCAG GTCGAATTGAACCCATTCTGGCAGCAGAGGAAGCTGAGGAAGTACTGCGCAGAGAAGGGCATCCACGTCGCGGCGTACTCGCCATTGGGTGGGCAGAACTGGTCCGGAGAGGGCAACGCCGTGCTGGAATCAGAGGTGCTGGCCGAGATCGCCAAGGCTAGAGGAAAGAGCGTCGCACAG GTAGCATTGAGGTGGATCTATGAGCAAGGACTGACCCCAATCGTCAAGAGCTTCAGCAAGGAGAGGCTCAAGCAAAACATACAGATCTTCGACTGGGAGCTGACTGAAGACGACCTCATCAAGATCAGCCAGATTCCGCAGAAGAAGATTGTCACAGTTGCCAACAATTTCTTCCCAGAAGGGGAGTTTACGTCAGTGAATCTTTCAGACATTGAGATTGTCGAGGAAGAGTAG